The following proteins come from a genomic window of Thiothrix unzii:
- the pdxJ gene encoding pyridoxine 5'-phosphate synthase, with protein MNKIELGVNIDHIATLRQARGTAYPDLLEAVRLVEDAGAHAITIHLREDRRHIQDADVYAIRQMCTRRLNLELAATDEMVGIACDVLPNDACVVPEKREELTTEGGLDIIGQFERVRSVTQRLNAANIRVSLFIEPDIEQIRRVPDIGAPVIELHTGTYANASGEARQRELNRIREATEFAHSLGIQVNAGHGLDYHNTQAIAAIANIRELNIGHSMVARAVFVGIRQATLEMLELMQAARAGA; from the coding sequence ATGAATAAGATCGAACTCGGTGTCAATATTGACCATATCGCCACTTTGCGCCAAGCACGCGGCACGGCTTACCCCGATTTGCTGGAGGCAGTACGGCTGGTGGAAGACGCAGGCGCACACGCCATTACCATTCATTTGCGCGAAGATCGCCGCCACATTCAGGACGCGGATGTGTACGCGATTCGCCAAATGTGTACGCGCCGTTTGAATCTGGAACTGGCGGCAACTGATGAAATGGTTGGGATTGCCTGCGATGTATTGCCGAATGATGCGTGTGTCGTTCCTGAAAAGCGCGAAGAACTCACCACCGAAGGCGGTTTGGACATTATCGGGCAATTCGAGCGGGTGCGCAGCGTGACCCAACGCTTAAATGCGGCGAATATCCGCGTATCGTTGTTTATCGAGCCGGATATTGAGCAAATCCGCCGTGTGCCTGACATTGGTGCACCTGTGATTGAATTGCATACTGGCACGTATGCGAATGCCAGTGGCGAAGCTAGACAGCGCGAATTAAACCGTATTCGCGAAGCCACCGAATTTGCACACAGTCTCGGTATTCAGGTAAACGCTGGGCATGGGTTGGATTACCACAATACCCAAGCGATTGCCGCGATTGCCAATATTCGTGAACTCAATATCGGACATTCAATGGTAGCGCGGGCAGTGTTTGTGGGTATCCGCCAAGCGACGCTGGAAATGTTGGAGTTAATGCAAGCAGCCAGAGCGGGTGCATGA
- the recO gene encoding DNA repair protein RecO encodes MLPPLSPAFILRRNPYRDTSVLLDLFTLEAGKITCVAKFGQGKNSRSKGMLEPFRQLDASWTGRGEVFTLFNAEEKRRFPLKAAGLVRAVYANELLLRALWQHQPQPELFAQYQQTLFRLENPADVLALPLFELDVLAMAGYVLNLWHDDAEGHDIEPAMRYRFRPDHGLYADVGEGKGVPISGNLLIALREPEAMNSEQRLELRHTLDYLIQMLLKGKTLNARKLFHE; translated from the coding sequence GTGTTGCCCCCACTTTCGCCAGCCTTCATCTTACGCCGTAACCCCTACCGCGACACCAGCGTATTGTTGGATTTGTTTACCCTTGAAGCTGGCAAGATTACCTGCGTTGCCAAATTCGGGCAGGGCAAAAACTCGCGCTCCAAGGGAATGCTCGAACCTTTCCGCCAACTCGATGCCAGTTGGACGGGAAGGGGCGAAGTATTTACGTTGTTTAATGCTGAAGAAAAACGCCGTTTCCCGCTGAAAGCTGCTGGTTTGGTGCGTGCCGTTTACGCCAATGAATTGTTGCTGCGGGCATTGTGGCAACACCAGCCGCAGCCGGAATTATTCGCCCAATACCAGCAAACCTTGTTCCGCCTCGAAAACCCCGCTGACGTACTCGCACTGCCGCTGTTTGAACTGGACGTGCTGGCAATGGCGGGCTATGTTCTCAATCTATGGCACGATGACGCAGAGGGACATGACATTGAACCCGCGATGCGTTACCGTTTCCGCCCCGACCACGGTTTGTATGCGGATGTGGGGGAGGGTAAAGGTGTACCCATTTCGGGTAACTTACTGATTGCGTTGCGCGAACCTGAAGCGATGAACTCCGAACAGCGGCTGGAATTGCGCCATACCCTCGATTACCTGATCCAGATGTTGCTGAAAGGCAAAACCTTGAATGCGAGAAAATTGTTCCATGAATAA
- the acpS gene encoding holo-ACP synthase yields the protein MTILGIGTDIVEIARIEQMLARHPQRLAARILHPNELERFASQANPAAWLAKRFATKEALAKALGTGIGKEVRLQEIETTHDLRGKPLLQLHGVTLATATAMGVASCQLSVADERSHALAFVIAVGN from the coding sequence ATGACCATTCTTGGCATCGGCACAGACATCGTGGAAATCGCCCGCATTGAACAAATGTTAGCGCGGCATCCCCAACGTTTAGCCGCCCGTATTTTGCACCCCAATGAACTCGAACGCTTCGCCAGTCAAGCCAACCCGGCAGCATGGCTGGCGAAACGCTTCGCCACCAAAGAAGCCCTTGCTAAAGCCCTCGGCACAGGTATCGGCAAAGAGGTGCGCTTACAAGAAATCGAAACGACTCACGATTTACGCGGTAAACCGTTGTTGCAATTGCATGGTGTAACACTGGCAACGGCGACAGCAATGGGTGTCGCCTCGTGTCAACTCTCAGTTGCCGACGAGCGCAGCCACGCCCTCGCTTTCGTGATTGCGGTGGGGAACTGA
- a CDS encoding ATP-binding protein, with protein sequence MSSATKILAPFIQPVSAVAPNKTASINMSAAMLMQRDTDLAQRSVSGTLAYLVSWVVLVQGTHLTQYSPTLVYITGLFMLLLTLWRLFLIKRQPSLCAKNPQRWLTLFRSNVLVSSCIWGLFTAWGLSQVGVGTHGTIMLLPLLMIGAGSVSHLSPDRNLLILFNNILLWPTILVMQHTGTTDAYIIALGLFLLGIFTIAMGNTIHKDYFQLLYKNDLLEQQTANLAAAKEMAEIANQAKSHFLANMSHELRTPMNGILGASELLTPLVKTAEQQQYVSLIHRSGKTLLALLNDLLDFSKIEAGKMELELTHYPLHDMVAHLQHLLDIRAKEKGLTFVIEMDADIAPYLKGDEIRTQQVLLNLLGNAIKFTDAGTITLTIKPTQDGERLRFEIRDTGIGIPAEKQGLLFSSFQQMESSTARKYGGTGLGLAISKQLVNLMHGTIGMQSQQGQGSCFWFEIPYQVATPTPIAPVSEPKPAELTPLDPNCRILLAEDNPINQIIAQAMLETLGLSRVDTVENGEQAIQHLIDADYDLVLMDVQMPECDGLEASRHIRGNSIHAGMAAVRNPSIPIIALTANTMSHDIAECLKAGMNGHIGKPLDTPTLAAELQQWLASVPHRNHESEGVAALVGN encoded by the coding sequence GTGAGTAGCGCAACCAAGATCTTGGCTCCTTTTATCCAGCCAGTTTCAGCAGTAGCCCCCAACAAAACAGCCTCCATCAATATGTCCGCTGCCATGTTAATGCAACGTGACACTGATCTGGCGCAGCGTTCCGTTTCCGGGACACTTGCTTATCTGGTAAGTTGGGTTGTATTGGTGCAGGGGACGCACCTTACCCAATACAGCCCGACGCTGGTTTACATAACCGGCTTATTCATGTTGCTGCTGACTTTGTGGCGATTGTTTCTCATCAAGCGACAACCTTCTTTATGCGCTAAAAATCCGCAACGCTGGCTGACGCTGTTTCGCAGCAATGTGTTGGTATCAAGCTGTATTTGGGGGTTATTTACCGCGTGGGGATTGTCTCAGGTAGGCGTGGGCACGCATGGCACAATCATGCTATTGCCATTGCTCATGATCGGAGCCGGTTCGGTTTCACATTTGTCGCCTGACAGAAACCTGCTGATACTGTTCAATAATATCCTACTGTGGCCAACGATTCTGGTAATGCAGCATACCGGGACAACCGATGCCTACATTATTGCGCTAGGCTTATTCCTGCTTGGAATTTTTACCATCGCGATGGGCAACACTATCCATAAAGATTACTTTCAGCTTTTATACAAAAACGATTTACTGGAACAACAGACTGCTAACCTTGCCGCTGCCAAAGAAATGGCGGAAATCGCTAATCAAGCCAAAAGCCATTTTCTCGCGAACATGAGCCACGAATTACGCACCCCAATGAACGGTATTCTGGGTGCAAGTGAATTGCTGACCCCGTTGGTGAAAACGGCTGAACAACAACAATACGTTTCCCTGATCCATCGCAGCGGCAAAACGCTACTGGCACTGCTGAATGATTTGCTGGATTTTTCCAAAATCGAAGCGGGCAAGATGGAACTGGAGTTAACCCACTATCCGCTCCACGATATGGTGGCGCATTTACAGCACTTACTGGACATTCGCGCTAAAGAAAAAGGCTTGACGTTTGTTATCGAGATGGATGCCGACATCGCACCCTATTTAAAAGGTGACGAAATCCGCACCCAACAGGTATTACTCAACTTACTTGGTAACGCCATCAAGTTTACCGACGCAGGCACGATTACGCTGACAATCAAACCGACACAAGATGGCGAACGACTGCGCTTTGAGATTCGGGATACTGGCATTGGCATTCCTGCTGAAAAACAGGGTTTATTATTCAGTAGTTTCCAACAAATGGAATCATCAACAGCACGGAAATACGGCGGAACAGGTTTGGGTCTGGCAATTTCCAAGCAGTTGGTTAACCTGATGCACGGCACAATCGGGATGCAAAGCCAGCAAGGGCAAGGCTCGTGTTTCTGGTTCGAGATTCCTTATCAGGTAGCAACCCCAACGCCAATCGCTCCGGTATCCGAGCCAAAGCCAGCGGAACTTACCCCGCTTGACCCTAATTGCCGCATCTTGTTGGCAGAAGACAACCCCATCAACCAAATCATTGCCCAAGCCATGCTGGAAACCTTGGGGCTAAGTCGTGTTGATACCGTAGAAAATGGCGAACAAGCCATCCAACACCTGATTGACGCAGATTATGATCTGGTATTGATGGACGTACAAATGCCGGAATGCGATGGTCTGGAAGCCAGCCGCCATATCCGGGGCAATAGCATTCACGCGGGTATGGCAGCCGTGCGTAACCCCTCAATTCCCATCATCGCGCTCACCGCAAATACCATGAGTCATGATATTGCTGAATGCTTAAAAGCAGGCATGAACGGGCATATCGGTAAACCATTGGATACGCCAACCTTGGCAGCGGAATTGCAGCAGTGGCTTGCCTCAGTTCCCCACCGCAATCACGAAAGCGAGGGCGTGGCTGCGCTCGTCGGCAACTGA
- the era gene encoding GTPase Era, which yields MTELSSQRCGYVAIVGRPNVGKSTLMNHLIGFKVSAIANKPQTTRHSIRGILTEGDYQMIFVDTPGIHRTSKSLLNKTINREAVASIEGVDAVVMIVEAMRWQDEDNLVLERIAHVQCPVFLIANKVDKIEKKEKLFGWLPEVLSKYPFKEIFPLSATKGTNTEQLKNALAKVMPQQDWIYAEDDVTDQSTRFICGELIREQLMTYLHQEMPYSTAVEIETFTEKPHITEINAVIWVSRENQKGIVIGSKGDTLKRIGSSARIALEAFLERKVMLKLWVRVEENWENSPRHLQSLGIST from the coding sequence ATGACTGAATTATCTTCACAACGTTGCGGTTATGTCGCGATTGTTGGGCGACCTAATGTGGGTAAATCCACGTTGATGAACCATTTGATTGGTTTCAAAGTATCGGCGATTGCGAATAAACCGCAAACTACGCGCCACAGCATCCGGGGGATTCTCACCGAAGGCGATTATCAGATGATTTTCGTCGATACGCCGGGAATTCACCGCACTTCCAAAAGCTTGCTCAATAAAACCATTAACCGTGAAGCGGTGGCCTCTATTGAAGGTGTCGATGCGGTGGTGATGATTGTTGAAGCGATGCGCTGGCAAGATGAAGATAATCTGGTGTTAGAGCGTATTGCGCACGTCCAATGCCCGGTGTTTTTGATCGCCAATAAAGTGGACAAGATTGAGAAAAAAGAAAAACTGTTTGGCTGGTTGCCGGAGGTATTGAGCAAATACCCGTTCAAAGAAATTTTCCCGCTGTCGGCAACTAAGGGTACGAATACCGAACAGCTTAAAAACGCGCTGGCTAAAGTCATGCCGCAGCAAGACTGGATTTACGCCGAAGATGACGTGACCGACCAATCAACGCGCTTTATTTGCGGTGAATTGATCCGCGAGCAGTTAATGACGTATTTGCATCAGGAAATGCCGTATTCCACCGCTGTTGAAATTGAAACCTTTACCGAAAAACCACACATCACCGAAATAAACGCGGTCATTTGGGTGAGTCGCGAAAACCAAAAAGGCATCGTGATTGGGAGTAAAGGCGATACCCTCAAGCGCATTGGTAGCTCGGCACGGATTGCACTGGAAGCCTTTTTAGAGCGCAAAGTGATGCTGAAATTGTGGGTGCGGGTGGAAGAAAACTGGGAAAACAGCCCACGGCATCTGCAAAGCTTGGGGATTTCAACCTGA
- the cysM gene encoding cysteine synthase CysM: MHYPTIEDFIGNTPLVRLQRLPGATTNTILVKLEGNNPAGSVKDRPALSMIQRAEARGDIKPGDTLIEATSGNTGIALAMAAAIKGYKMVLIMPETMSAERRASMKAYGAELVLVSKEASMEGARDLALQMEREGKGKVLNQFANEDNPQAHFHSTGPEIWRDTHGQVTHFVSSMGTTGTIMGTGRFLKSKNPQVQIVGVQPATQTDQIPGIRRWTPEYLPEIFHRNEVDLEIDMSQPEAEQIMHRLAAEEGIFCGVSSGGAVAAALRLSATLQNATIVAIICDRGDRYISTGIFPA; the protein is encoded by the coding sequence ATGCATTACCCCACCATCGAAGATTTTATCGGCAATACCCCGCTAGTGCGTCTGCAACGTTTGCCGGGTGCAACCACTAACACTATTTTGGTGAAACTCGAAGGCAACAACCCGGCAGGTTCAGTCAAAGACCGTCCGGCATTAAGCATGATTCAGCGAGCCGAAGCCCGTGGCGATATTAAACCCGGCGATACCTTGATTGAAGCCACCAGCGGTAATACCGGGATTGCGTTAGCAATGGCAGCGGCAATTAAAGGTTACAAAATGGTGCTGATTATGCCGGAAACCATGAGTGCTGAACGCCGCGCTTCGATGAAAGCCTACGGCGCGGAGTTAGTGCTGGTTTCCAAAGAAGCGAGCATGGAAGGGGCGCGTGATCTGGCCTTGCAAATGGAGCGCGAAGGCAAGGGCAAAGTGCTGAATCAGTTCGCTAATGAGGATAATCCACAGGCACACTTTCATTCTACCGGGCCGGAAATCTGGCGCGATACGCACGGGCAGGTAACGCATTTTGTCAGCAGCATGGGAACGACGGGAACCATTATGGGCACGGGACGCTTCCTTAAGTCCAAAAATCCGCAAGTGCAAATTGTGGGGGTGCAACCTGCTACGCAAACCGATCAAATTCCCGGTATTCGTCGCTGGACACCGGAGTATTTACCGGAAATTTTTCACCGTAACGAAGTCGATCTGGAAATTGATATGAGTCAGCCGGAGGCGGAGCAAATCATGCATCGGCTGGCAGCAGAAGAGGGGATTTTCTGCGGTGTATCGTCGGGTGGTGCGGTTGCGGCGGCGTTACGTTTATCTGCAACGTTGCAAAATGCGACGATTGTGGCGATTATTTGTGACCGGGGGGATCGTTACATTTCCACCGGAATTTTCCCTGCCTAA